A single Iodidimonas sp. SYSU 1G8 DNA region contains:
- a CDS encoding iron-containing alcohol dehydrogenase, with product MTVLTAAWNYPTRILHGPGRIAELAQACRTLGISRPLLVTDAGLREAAITREALAALAADGMDVSVFAEVKPNPVGANIEAGVAAYKAGGHDGVIAFGGGSGLDAGKAIAFMSGQTRPIWDFEDIGDWYTRADPAGIAPIVAVPTTAGTGSEVGRASVVVNEETHEKKIIFHPRIMPGIVIADPALTVGLPPHVTAATGMDAFTHCFEAYCAPGFHPQADGIALEGMRLIRDYLPRAYRDGGDMEARSRMLAAASMGAAAFQKGLGAVHAVSHPVGALYDTHHGLTNAIVLPYVMVHNRAAIDDRMRHLGRVLDLAAPGFDGVLEAVLDMRAALGIPHGLDAIGVDDERAAEIGRFAEADPSAGGNPVAVKAPALERIFRAAVAGSLGDAA from the coding sequence ATGACCGTGCTGACCGCCGCCTGGAATTATCCGACCCGTATCCTGCACGGGCCGGGCCGCATCGCCGAACTGGCCCAGGCCTGCCGGACACTGGGAATCTCCCGGCCGCTGCTGGTGACGGATGCCGGCCTGAGGGAGGCGGCGATCACCCGCGAGGCCCTGGCCGCCCTGGCGGCCGATGGCATGGATGTGTCCGTGTTCGCCGAGGTCAAGCCCAACCCCGTGGGCGCCAATATCGAGGCGGGCGTCGCCGCCTACAAGGCGGGCGGTCATGACGGGGTGATCGCCTTCGGCGGCGGATCGGGTCTCGACGCCGGCAAGGCCATTGCGTTTATGAGCGGCCAGACCCGGCCGATCTGGGATTTCGAGGATATCGGCGACTGGTACACCCGTGCCGATCCGGCAGGCATCGCACCCATCGTCGCCGTGCCGACCACGGCCGGCACCGGCTCGGAAGTCGGCCGTGCCTCGGTCGTGGTGAACGAGGAAACGCACGAGAAGAAGATCATCTTCCATCCCCGGATCATGCCGGGCATCGTGATCGCCGATCCCGCGCTGACGGTCGGGCTGCCGCCGCATGTCACCGCCGCCACCGGCATGGACGCCTTCACCCATTGCTTCGAAGCCTACTGCGCGCCGGGCTTTCATCCCCAGGCCGACGGCATCGCGCTCGAAGGCATGCGGCTGATTCGGGACTACCTGCCGCGCGCCTATCGTGACGGCGGCGATATGGAAGCCCGCTCGCGCATGCTGGCGGCGGCCTCCATGGGCGCGGCGGCGTTCCAGAAGGGGCTCGGCGCGGTGCACGCCGTCTCGCATCCGGTCGGCGCGCTCTACGACACGCATCATGGGCTGACCAACGCGATCGTGCTGCCCTACGTGATGGTCCACAACCGCGCCGCCATCGACGACAGGATGCGCCATCTCGGCCGCGTCCTGGATCTCGCCGCGCCGGGCTTCGACGGCGTGCTCGAGGCGGTGCTCGACATGCGCGCGGCGCTGGGCATCCCGCATGGGCTGGACGCGATCGGGGTCGACGATGAACGCGCGGCCGAGATCGGCCGGTTCGCCGAGGCCGATCCGTCCGCCGGCGGCAATCCGGTCGCGGTCAAGGCGCCGGCCCTTGAGCGCATCTTCCGCGCCGCCGTGGCCGGATCCCTCGGCGACGCGGCGTGA
- a CDS encoding cold-shock protein: MPVGTVKWFNSTKGYGFIQPDAGGPDVFVHISAVERAGLGSLNEGQKISYEEQRDPKRGKTSAENLKKA, translated from the coding sequence ATGCCCGTCGGTACCGTGAAGTGGTTCAACAGCACTAAAGGTTATGGTTTCATTCAGCCGGACGCCGGTGGTCCGGATGTATTCGTGCATATCTCGGCCGTCGAGCGTGCCGGTCTTGGCAGCCTCAATGAAGGCCAGAAGATCTCTTACGAAGAGCAGCGCGATCCCAAGCGCGGCAAGACCTCGGCCGAAAACCTGAAGAAGGCCTGA
- a CDS encoding aldehyde dehydrogenase family protein encodes MRPILQCISPVDGRVYVERPLADRQAIDMALDRAAGALRGWKTATLVERQAVLSRAVDGVVAHGAAIAEELTWMMGRPIAQTPGEVRGFEERARYMIGAATQALAPLDPGPKEGYRRYVHHEPLGVVVVVAPWNYPYLTAVNAVIPALAAGNAVILKHSHQTPLCAERLSGAFRAAGLPDGVFQHLHLGHEDTALLIGDGRVGGVCFTGSVEGGHAVQQALAGKFVAAGLELGGKDPAYVRADADLAHAVETLVDGAMFNSGQSCCGIERIYVHERLYDDFVAGALELTRSYVLGDPTRPETTLGPMVRSSAAAFVRGQVAEAVRQGAAALLDPAHFPADAAGTPYLAPQILVNVDHSMRIMTEETFGPAVGIMKVTSDEQAIRLMNDSAYGLTAAIWTADVGAAERIGHHLETGTVFMNRCDYLDPALAWTGVKNSGRGCSLSVLGYQYLTRPKSFHLRTRTR; translated from the coding sequence ATGCGCCCGATCCTGCAATGCATCAGCCCCGTCGACGGGCGCGTCTATGTGGAACGGCCGCTCGCCGACCGGCAGGCGATCGACATGGCTTTGGATCGCGCCGCGGGTGCCTTGCGCGGCTGGAAGACGGCCACGCTGGTCGAGCGTCAGGCGGTCCTCTCCCGCGCGGTGGATGGCGTCGTGGCGCACGGGGCGGCCATCGCCGAGGAACTGACCTGGATGATGGGCCGCCCCATCGCCCAGACGCCCGGCGAAGTCCGGGGATTCGAGGAAAGGGCGCGCTACATGATCGGCGCCGCCACCCAGGCGCTGGCGCCGCTGGACCCGGGGCCGAAGGAGGGCTACAGGCGTTATGTCCACCACGAGCCGCTGGGTGTGGTGGTGGTCGTGGCGCCGTGGAACTATCCCTACCTGACGGCGGTCAACGCCGTCATCCCGGCGCTCGCGGCGGGCAACGCCGTCATCCTCAAGCATTCGCACCAGACGCCGCTCTGCGCCGAACGTCTTTCCGGGGCCTTTCGCGCGGCCGGTTTGCCCGACGGTGTCTTCCAGCACCTGCATCTCGGCCACGAGGACACCGCGCTGCTGATCGGTGACGGGCGGGTCGGCGGGGTGTGCTTCACCGGTTCGGTCGAGGGCGGTCACGCGGTCCAGCAGGCGCTGGCCGGCAAGTTCGTCGCGGCCGGACTGGAACTGGGGGGCAAGGATCCGGCCTATGTCCGCGCCGACGCCGACCTGGCCCACGCCGTCGAGACTCTGGTCGATGGCGCCATGTTCAATTCCGGCCAGAGCTGCTGCGGCATCGAGCGCATCTATGTCCATGAGCGGCTGTACGACGACTTCGTCGCCGGGGCGCTCGAGCTGACCCGGTCCTATGTGCTGGGCGATCCGACCCGGCCCGAGACCACGCTGGGCCCCATGGTGCGGAGCTCCGCGGCGGCTTTCGTCCGGGGGCAGGTCGCCGAAGCGGTCCGTCAGGGCGCCGCCGCGTTGCTGGACCCGGCGCATTTTCCCGCCGATGCCGCTGGAACGCCCTATCTGGCGCCCCAAATCCTGGTCAATGTGGATCATTCCATGCGGATCATGACCGAGGAAACTTTTGGCCCCGCCGTCGGCATCATGAAGGTGACCTCCGACGAACAGGCCATCCGGCTGATGAATGACAGCGCCTACGGGCTGACCGCCGCGATCTGGACCGCTGATGTGGGGGCGGCCGAGCGCATCGGCCACCATCTGGAGACCGGCACCGTGTTCATGAACCGCTGCGACTATCTGGATCCCGCCCTGGCCTGGACCGGGGTCAAGAACAGCGGCCGGGGCTGCAGCCTGTCCGTTCTGGGCTATCAATACCTGACCCGTCCGAAATCCTTCCATCTGCGCACACGCACGCGCTGA
- a CDS encoding efflux RND transporter permease subunit — protein MSAEGGGLPGLGVRRPLLVLVINLLIAIAGIAAILAVEVRELPDVDRPIVVVRATFPGASPETMDAEVTRIIEGAVARVSGVSSIESSSEENSGRVRIEFRPGANLDTAASDVREAVSRVQRDLPEDVEELLVIKADDDADPVVRLAVWSATLDEQELTRIVEQDIVPEFISIDGVADVPLNGNRERQMRVMVDPSRLAGHGLSMTDVATVLRTASFDVPAGSFRSDDQELVVRADASTVTPEAVEEMIIRGGIRIGDVADVFFGPADATSYVRLDGRPVIGMGIVRQAQSNTIQISDEAQRVAARLNERFEDVNIVVTSDDAVFIRGSVTEVLLSLSITVAIVILAIWIFMGSWPATVVLSVAIPISLIGTVAAIWALGFSINIVTLLALVLATGLVVDDSIVVLENIQRRRAQGIGGRAAAVLGTQQVFFAVVATTSVLISVFLPISFLPSTAGRLFREFGFVLAIAVAISSFVSLSLVPAMAARLSDSPPKDTKLRRGLNTAGQRASSFYRRILHLALAAPLAALGIGLAAAIGAALLFSALDQELVPPEDRGVINIRATGPDGVGLSYSERQADWIETILRPYLDSGEIESLYTVVGRWDPNRVSVTAPLADWSERDRDQQAIIEELQGPMARIPGARVNVHGSSSLDVGGGIGGIEVALTGPDYAQIYDAARALSARIESELDNLSNVEISYQPTQPQLSFDLDRRRAADLGVSLEDISSTLRAMIDGDDLVDLNVDDQAVPVILESRTGAIENPSDLRNLFVRNDSGGLVSLYSLATVREEGVAAELDRHGQRRAIEVEAEVAQGYPLQSAVDDLRRLAADLPPGIDMIMLGEAATLEETSKELALTYIIALVVVLLVLIAQFESVSSALVVMAVVPFGIAAAVYALFFSGISLNIYSQIGLVMLIGLMAKNGILVVEFADQLRDEGLPIREAIEQAAWVRLRPIGMTILSTVLGALPLILSTGPGAEARVAIGWVIFGGLGLATIFTLFLTPVMYLGLARFSKPRAAEGDRLASELERASTIADKDMERPT, from the coding sequence GTGAGCGCAGAAGGCGGCGGTCTCCCGGGACTGGGCGTACGCCGTCCTCTGCTGGTTCTGGTCATCAACCTGCTGATCGCCATCGCCGGCATCGCCGCGATCCTGGCGGTGGAGGTTCGCGAACTGCCCGACGTGGACCGGCCCATCGTCGTGGTCCGCGCCACCTTCCCCGGCGCATCGCCCGAGACCATGGATGCCGAGGTCACGCGCATCATCGAGGGCGCGGTGGCCCGGGTGTCCGGCGTTTCATCCATCGAATCCTCCAGCGAGGAGAACAGCGGGCGCGTCCGCATCGAATTCCGGCCCGGCGCCAATTTGGACACGGCGGCCTCGGACGTGCGCGAGGCCGTGAGCCGCGTCCAGCGCGACCTGCCCGAGGATGTGGAGGAATTGCTCGTCATCAAGGCGGACGATGACGCGGACCCGGTCGTGCGCCTTGCCGTCTGGAGCGCGACGCTGGACGAGCAGGAACTGACCCGCATCGTCGAGCAGGACATCGTTCCCGAATTCATTTCCATCGACGGCGTCGCCGACGTCCCGCTCAATGGCAACCGGGAAAGACAGATGCGGGTCATGGTGGACCCGTCGCGGCTGGCGGGCCATGGCCTGTCCATGACCGACGTGGCGACCGTGCTGCGGACCGCCTCCTTCGACGTGCCGGCGGGCAGCTTCCGGTCCGACGACCAGGAGCTGGTCGTACGCGCGGACGCCAGCACGGTCACGCCCGAGGCCGTGGAGGAGATGATCATCCGCGGCGGGATCCGCATCGGCGACGTGGCCGATGTGTTCTTCGGCCCGGCCGACGCGACATCCTACGTCCGGCTGGACGGACGGCCGGTCATTGGCATGGGCATCGTGCGTCAGGCCCAGTCCAACACCATCCAGATTTCCGACGAGGCCCAGCGCGTCGCGGCACGCCTGAACGAGCGGTTCGAGGACGTCAACATCGTCGTCACCTCGGACGACGCGGTGTTCATCCGGGGGTCCGTGACGGAGGTGCTGCTGAGCCTTTCCATCACCGTCGCCATCGTGATCCTGGCGATCTGGATCTTCATGGGTTCGTGGCCGGCGACCGTGGTGCTCAGCGTCGCCATTCCCATTTCGCTGATCGGCACCGTCGCGGCGATCTGGGCGCTTGGCTTCTCCATCAACATCGTCACCCTGCTGGCCCTGGTGCTGGCCACAGGGCTGGTCGTCGACGATTCCATCGTCGTGCTGGAGAATATCCAGCGCCGCCGCGCCCAAGGGATCGGCGGCCGCGCGGCGGCCGTGCTGGGAACACAGCAGGTGTTCTTTGCCGTGGTGGCGACCACCTCGGTGCTGATCTCGGTCTTTCTGCCGATCTCGTTCCTGCCCAGCACGGCAGGCCGCCTGTTCCGTGAATTCGGCTTCGTGCTGGCCATCGCCGTGGCCATTTCCTCGTTCGTGTCCCTCTCGCTTGTCCCCGCCATGGCCGCGCGCCTGTCGGACAGTCCGCCGAAGGATACGAAACTGCGCCGCGGGCTGAACACCGCCGGCCAGCGGGCCTCATCGTTCTACCGGCGGATTCTGCACCTCGCGCTGGCCGCGCCCCTGGCGGCGCTGGGGATCGGACTGGCGGCGGCGATCGGCGCCGCCCTGCTGTTCAGCGCCCTCGACCAGGAACTGGTGCCGCCGGAGGATCGCGGCGTCATCAACATCCGGGCGACCGGACCCGACGGCGTCGGACTGAGCTATTCGGAGCGGCAGGCCGACTGGATCGAAACGATCCTGCGGCCCTATCTGGACAGCGGCGAGATCGAGTCGCTCTACACGGTCGTCGGCCGCTGGGACCCGAACCGAGTGTCGGTCACCGCGCCGCTGGCCGACTGGTCAGAGCGCGACCGCGACCAGCAGGCCATCATCGAGGAATTGCAGGGCCCCATGGCCCGTATCCCCGGCGCCCGCGTCAATGTCCATGGCTCGTCGAGTCTGGATGTGGGCGGAGGAATCGGCGGCATCGAGGTGGCGCTCACGGGACCGGACTACGCGCAAATCTACGATGCCGCGCGAGCGCTCTCGGCGCGGATCGAATCCGAACTGGACAATCTCTCCAACGTCGAGATTTCCTATCAGCCGACCCAGCCGCAATTGTCGTTCGACCTGGATCGCCGGCGCGCCGCCGATCTGGGGGTGTCGCTCGAGGATATATCGAGCACGCTCCGGGCGATGATCGACGGCGACGATCTGGTCGATCTCAATGTGGACGATCAGGCCGTTCCGGTCATTCTGGAATCCCGGACCGGCGCCATCGAGAACCCGTCCGACCTGCGCAACCTGTTCGTGCGCAACGACAGCGGCGGCCTGGTGTCGCTCTACAGTCTGGCCACCGTGCGCGAGGAAGGCGTCGCCGCTGAACTCGACCGTCATGGCCAGCGCCGCGCCATCGAGGTGGAAGCCGAGGTGGCGCAGGGCTATCCGCTGCAATCGGCGGTCGACGATCTGCGCCGGCTGGCCGCCGATCTGCCGCCCGGTATCGACATGATCATGCTGGGCGAGGCGGCGACACTGGAAGAGACCTCCAAGGAACTCGCGCTGACCTACATCATCGCGCTGGTCGTCGTGCTGCTGGTGCTGATCGCCCAGTTCGAGAGCGTGAGCAGCGCGCTCGTCGTCATGGCGGTCGTCCCCTTCGGCATCGCCGCCGCCGTCTACGCGCTGTTCTTCAGCGGGATCTCCCTGAACATCTATTCGCAGATCGGACTGGTGATGCTGATCGGCCTGATGGCCAAGAACGGCATTCTCGTCGTCGAGTTCGCCGACCAGCTGCGCGACGAAGGCCTGCCGATTCGCGAGGCCATCGAGCAGGCCGCCTGGGTGCGCCTTCGTCCCATCGGCATGACCATCCTGTCGACCGTCCTGGGCGCGCTGCCCCTGATCCTCTCGACCGGGCCGGGCGCCGAGGCACGCGTCGCCATCGGCTGGGTGATCTTCGGCGGCCTCGGTCTCGCCACCATCTTCACCCTGTTCCTCACCCCGGTGATGTATCTCGGCCTTGCCCGCTTCAGCAAGCCGCGCGCCGCCGAAGGGGACAGACTCGCCAGCGAACTGGAACGAGCCAGCACCATCGCCGACAAGGACATGGAGCGCCCCACATGA
- a CDS encoding type 1 glutamine amidotransferase yields the protein MTRVLIVEGNTAEARDRSVAAGGTVANQLYAAALRRVRGDLSLEVVFPADSGAVLPDSAALRGFDGIAWTGSSLNIYHGGPEIERQLAFCRTCFAAGVPQFGSCWGLQVGAVAAGGTVEANPLGREIGLARKIVLTGAGRVHPLYRGRPDAFDAIAVHRDIVTALPEGAQILAHNAMAHVQAAAFSRDGGVFWGVQYHPEYTFTEIAASMRRYTEGLVAEGLFDSVESARSAAQVFASFDQGGAPENRWLAGIDGDVLDPAERLRDLRNWLDFISGI from the coding sequence ATGACCCGCGTTCTGATCGTCGAGGGCAACACCGCCGAGGCACGCGACCGGTCGGTCGCCGCCGGGGGCACGGTGGCCAACCAGCTCTATGCCGCCGCGCTGCGCCGCGTGCGCGGCGATCTGTCCCTGGAGGTCGTATTTCCGGCCGATTCGGGCGCCGTTCTGCCCGACTCCGCGGCCTTGCGCGGCTTTGACGGCATCGCGTGGACCGGCTCCTCGCTCAACATCTATCATGGCGGCCCCGAGATCGAGCGTCAGCTCGCCTTCTGCCGCACCTGCTTCGCCGCCGGCGTGCCCCAGTTCGGCAGCTGCTGGGGGCTTCAGGTCGGCGCCGTGGCGGCTGGCGGCACGGTCGAGGCCAATCCGCTGGGGCGCGAGATCGGCCTGGCCCGAAAGATCGTCCTGACCGGGGCGGGGCGCGTTCACCCCTTGTATCGCGGCCGTCCCGATGCGTTCGACGCCATCGCGGTGCACCGGGATATCGTGACCGCGCTGCCGGAGGGCGCCCAGATCCTGGCCCATAACGCCATGGCCCATGTCCAGGCCGCCGCCTTCAGCCGCGACGGCGGGGTTTTCTGGGGGGTCCAGTACCATCCCGAGTACACATTCACCGAGATCGCCGCGTCCATGCGACGCTATACGGAGGGGCTGGTCGCAGAAGGTCTCTTCGACAGTGTTGAGTCGGCGCGGTCCGCCGCGCAAGTGTTCGCGTCGTTCGACCAAGGCGGCGCACCGGAAAACCGCTGGCTGGCGGGTATCGATGGGGATGTGCTCGACCCGGCGGAAAGACTACGGGATCTGCGTAACTGGCTGGATTTCATTTCGGGCATATAA
- a CDS encoding efflux transporter outer membrane subunit produces MTGLARALGLLSIGVLLAGCVVKAGPEYTPPALAAPEAFGPARASLGQTVAREDGWWRGFEDPVLDSLIADALADNLDVAAAAARLAQAREQARVANSARFPTLDAQVGAGLDSVLAGRGDAGRATTGSADGSAIFNWTPDLFGAQTRALEAAQAEARRRAALVADIQRLTVADVARQYVEARRAGARLALLETSLGLQNQTLDIVRSRQEAGLAADLDVNRATAEVAETRAIQGPLELSLEAARNSVAVLLGDAPGLTAPALPGEMRVPVYAGGPEPGAPRDILRRRPDLAAAEANLARATAEIGVAAGALYPSLSLPGRLTAQATDIGSGMVVEQVIGLLSATLDIPLFDAGGRRAQVRTAEALAQEALLVYRQTLLLALRDAETALVAIRSARLSQKDYREAARASDTAFQQANALYKEGLASFIDILDAQRTLISNREALVEADADLARAIIDFHSAIGTPVPAPAP; encoded by the coding sequence ATGACCGGTCTGGCGCGGGCGCTCGGCCTGTTGTCCATCGGCGTGCTGCTGGCCGGCTGCGTCGTCAAGGCGGGGCCAGAGTATACCCCGCCGGCGCTGGCGGCGCCCGAGGCGTTCGGCCCCGCCCGCGCGTCGCTGGGGCAGACCGTCGCGCGCGAGGACGGCTGGTGGCGCGGCTTCGAGGATCCGGTGCTCGACAGCCTGATCGCCGACGCGTTGGCCGACAATCTGGACGTCGCCGCCGCCGCCGCGCGTCTTGCGCAGGCCCGCGAGCAGGCACGGGTGGCCAATTCCGCCCGCTTCCCGACCCTGGATGCGCAGGTGGGCGCCGGTCTGGACAGTGTTCTGGCCGGTCGCGGCGACGCGGGACGCGCCACCACCGGATCGGCTGACGGTTCGGCGATCTTCAACTGGACGCCCGACCTGTTCGGCGCCCAGACGCGGGCGCTGGAAGCGGCACAGGCCGAAGCCCGGCGGCGCGCGGCGCTGGTGGCCGACATCCAGCGGCTGACCGTGGCGGACGTGGCCCGGCAATATGTGGAAGCGCGGCGCGCGGGTGCGCGGCTCGCGCTGCTCGAGACGTCCCTGGGGCTGCAGAACCAGACTCTCGACATCGTGCGCAGCCGGCAGGAAGCCGGTCTTGCGGCCGACCTGGACGTCAACCGCGCGACCGCCGAAGTGGCGGAAACCCGCGCGATCCAGGGTCCGCTGGAATTGTCGCTGGAAGCGGCCCGCAACTCGGTCGCCGTGCTGCTGGGCGACGCGCCGGGCCTGACCGCACCGGCGCTGCCGGGCGAGATGCGGGTGCCGGTGTATGCGGGAGGCCCCGAGCCCGGCGCGCCGCGCGACATTCTGCGCCGCCGCCCGGATCTGGCGGCGGCGGAAGCGAACCTGGCGCGCGCCACCGCCGAAATCGGTGTCGCCGCCGGGGCGCTGTATCCGAGCCTCAGCCTGCCCGGCCGCCTGACCGCCCAGGCCACCGATATCGGCAGCGGCATGGTGGTCGAGCAGGTGATCGGCCTTTTGTCGGCAACGCTGGATATTCCTCTGTTCGACGCCGGCGGACGGCGCGCCCAGGTTCGGACCGCCGAGGCGCTGGCGCAGGAAGCGCTGCTGGTCTATCGGCAGACGCTGTTGCTGGCGCTGCGCGACGCCGAGACGGCGCTGGTGGCGATCCGCAGCGCGCGTCTGAGCCAGAAGGATTATCGCGAGGCGGCGCGGGCCAGCGATACGGCGTTTCAGCAGGCCAACGCGCTGTACAAGGAAGGACTGGCGAGTTTCATCGATATTCTCGATGCCCAGCGCACCCTGATTTCCAATCGCGAGGCGCTGGTCGAGGCCGATGCCGACCTCGCGCGGGCCATCATCGACTTCCACAGCGCCATCGGCACGCCGGTTCCGGCGCCCGCGCCATGA